The nucleotide window GCCAGCCGCGCGCGCTCGTCCTCGTCCACCCGTCACCCCCGTTTCGTTGTCACAGATACAGACGTCCCAGGTCATCGTCGCTATCCACGATCGGTGGGGTTTTTCGGCCCGAAAGTGTCGGTCGTGCCGGGTAGCGTCCGGCCACCAACTGAAGAAGGGGTGCGGCGGATGACGAGCGTGGCGGGTTGGGCGGCGGCGTCGACACCTGGTGCGTTCCCGCCGTTACCCCGGGCGGTGGCGCAGTCCTTCTACCGCCGGATGCGGGCCGTCGCGCCGGCCGCCAAGGGCGCCCTCGAACGGGACCGGGCGGGCGACCCCGAGCAGAGTTTCCCCGACACCGCCTGCGGCCGGTTGGCCGGCTCGCTCGACGACGCGGGCCTGCGGGCGCTGGGGATGTGGACGCACCACTGGTGCATGCGCTTCTACGACGATGACACGAGGGCTGGCCGGCGGTTGATCCGCGAGATCGCCGCGCGGCCGGGGCTGGGCTGGACGGCCGACGAGGTGCGCTGGATGCTGCGCGAGTCTGTCTCGGCCGGGCCGGCCGCCGCCGACCGGTTCACCCTTCCTCGCGCCGCCGCCGCGCAACTGCCCCCGGCCGACCGCCCGGCCCTGGGTCATTGGCCCGAGGTCGAGGTGCCCCGCCAGCGGCGCCCCGACCAGTCTCGCTGATCATGGGATGAGGTTCGGCCCCGGGCCGAGCGGCCGGGACGCCGGCTGCGGCAGGATGGACGCCGCACCGCCCTCGACCGGAAGGCCGCTCCGATGCCCGCCAGCGAACCGACAATCATCGCCACCAGCATGGGCTTCTTCCGGGGCGGCCGCGGGCCCTACGACCTGCGTCCCAGCCCGGTCTTCGAGCTGGCGGCAGAGCTGGCCGAGGCCGGTCCGCAGCCGCGACTCTGCTATCTCGGGCAGGCCATCGGCGACCAGCCCACCTCGTTGACAGCCGTCTACGGCGCGTTCGCCGACACCCGGTTCCGGCTGTCCCACCTCGCCCTGTTCCCGATGCCGAACGTCGAGGACGTCCGCGCCCACCTGCTCGCCCAGGACGTGATCTGGGTCGACGGTGGCAGCGTGGCCAACCTGGTCGCGGTGTGGCGGGTGCACGGGCTCGACGAGATCCTGCACGAGTGCTGGCAGGCCGGCGTGGTGCTGGCCGGCGTCTCCGCCGGCTCGATCTGCTGGCATGTCGGCGGTGCCACCGACAGCTTCGGCCCCCGGCTGCGCGGCTTCACCGACGGCCTGGCCTGGCTGCCGTACGGCAACGGGGTGCACTACGACAGCGAGGGCCAGCGCCGCCCGCTCATGCACGAGCTGGTCGGTGACGGCACGCTCCCCACCAGCCACTGCACCGACGACGGCGTGGGCCTGGTCTACCGGGGCACCCGGCTGGTCGAGGCAATCGCGGACCGCGAGGGCGTCTCGGCGTACGAGGTCAGTCGCGGCGCGGACGGCAGCGTCCGGGAGGCGGTCATCGCCCCCCGTCAGCTCGGCTGAGCGTCACGCCTCCTCGACCGGCTGTCGTCGGCGCAGCACCGCGTCGAAGACCTGGGCCAGCTCGGCGGCGTCCTCCCCGGCGTGGTGCGTGTGCGGCATGTCGTGCAGGCCCAGCTCGTGCTTGATCGTGCCCTGGCGGGTCGTGGCCCACTCGCTGCCGGTCAACCCCATCCAGTAGCTGCGGAGATCGACACCGGAGCCGGTCGCACCGAACGGGCTGTGGCCGACGAAGCGGACGAAGTACCAGTGCACGAACATGCCGTCCCAGACGGCCGGGGCGGCGAGGAAGACCGGACGGCCGACCCGGCGCAGCCCGTTGACCCAGGCCGCCGCGGCGGACATCGCCTCCTGCGCCGTGGGCGCCTCCCGCAACAGCCGGTCCCGATCCAGGCCGGAGACGGCCAGCGCCGCCGGGACGAACTCGTCGGAGATGGGACGCAGCTCGGTGTAGAAGGTCAGGTCCGGGCGGCCGGCTACGGCCATGCCCAGCGAGATCATGCTGTACGGCCCGGGGATCGGCCCGTCCGCCTCCACGTCGACGGCGATGTACAGCTCAGGCAACATCGAGGTCATCCCACCTCCAGCAGCGGAACATCGAACCGGGAGATTAGCAACGCCGGACAGGGCCCGGGGGGAGCGACGATCGACCACCTGTCCCGCGCCGAATCGGAGCCGCCTGGACCGGCCCGGCCGGGACCGGCGTAAGCTGGCCCGTCGTGAGTCTTACCATCGGCATCGTCGGCCTGCCCAACGTCGGCAAGAGCACGCTTTTCAACGCGTTGACCAAGAACGACGTGCTGGCGGCGAACTACCCGTTCGCCACCATCGAGCCCAACGTCGGCGTGGTCGGGCTGCCCGACGAGCGGCTGGGCAAGCTGGCCGAGATCTTCTCCTCGCAGAAGGTGCTGCCGGCGCCGGTGTCGTTCGTCGACATCGCCGGCCTGGTCCGCGGCGCGTCGAAGGGGCAGGGCCGGGGCAACGCCTTCCTGGCCAACATCCGCGACGCCTCGGCGATCTGTCAGGTCGTCCGTGCCTTCTCCGACCCGAACGTGGTGCACGTCGACGGCAAGATCTCCCCGGCCGACGACATCGAGACGATCAACACCGAGCTGATCCTCGCCGACCTGCAGACCCTGGACAAGGCGCTGCCCCGGTTGGAGAAGGAGGCCAAGCTCCGCAAGGACCGGGCCGCAGCGGTCGCCGCCGCGAAGGCCGCGATCGAGGTCCTCGACGGTGGCACCACCCTCTACTCCGGGGCCGCCGCCGCCAAGATCGAGCTGGAGCACCTGCGCGAGCTGCACCTGCTCACCACCAAGCCCTTCCTGTACGTCTTCAACGTCGACGAGGCCGAGCTGGCCAACGAGACGTTCCTCGACGAGCTGCGCGCCCTGGTCGCCCCCGCCGAGGCCATCTTCATGGACGCCAAGATCGAATCCGAGCTGGTGGACCTGCCCGAGGACGAGGCCCGCGAGCTGCTGGAGTCGATCGGGCAGAACGAGCCCGGCCTCAACCAACTCGTCCGGGTCGGCTTCCGCACGCTCGGCCTCCAGACGTACCTCACGGCCGGCCCCAAGGAAGCGCGCGCCTGGACCGTCTCGGTCGGCGCCACCGCGCCGGAGGCCGCGGGTGTCATCCACAGCGACTTCCAGCGCGGCTTCATCAAGGCCGAGGTGGTCTCGTACCACGACCTGGTCGAGCACGGTTCGATGGCAGCAGCCAAGGCGGCGGGCAAGGTCCGCATCGAGGGCAAGGAGTACGTCATGCAGGACGGCGACGTGGTGGAGTTCCGCTTCAACGTCTGAATCCGACCCGTTGCCGCAGGTCAGTAGTAGTCGTGCCGGTAGGGGCCGGCGAAGCGGGTCGTGAACTGCCGCTCAATCCGCATGGGGGGGGAGTGACACCTTCCGCAGTCGGATGGGTTCGAGGGACCCGATCTACGCTTCCGCCGTCAGTCCGAGGTCCGGATCTGCTCCAGGCGCGTCAGAGGCTCCTGGAGGTACTCCATGAGCTCCCGCAGCGCGTCCTTCTCCGCCGTGGTGATCACAACGCCCTCCTCCCACACGGCGCCGACGAGCGTCGTGATCGCCAGGTCCCAGGCCCCGGCGCCGGCGGCGTCCCGGACGATCGGCAGGTACTTCGGGCTGATCTTGGGTGCGAGCTGGTCGATGATCCGGAGGGTGCGCCGGATGTAATCGTTGACTTCCATGGGTCTCCCGTGGGTGCGGTGGTTAGGGCAGCGGGTTGGTGGTGACGCCCTCGCCGCTGACGGGGTGGCCGCCGGAGATGCTGCCGTCCTTGTCCAGGGTAACTTTGCAGGTGATGCCGTCGCGAGTGCCGATGACGACCCAGCCGTCGCCGCCGGGACGCGCCTGAGGGCGGCTGTCGGGGTTGGCGGCGATGCTCTTGAACCAGCCCTCGACCTGCTCCTTGGTGGTGCCGGGCGGGAAGCGCGTCTTGCCGGGCTCGGTGGAGGAGGGCTTGTGGTCGCCATTGCCCTTGCCGTCGCCGTCCCAGATCTTGTCCATCGCCCCGTCGCCCATCTGACCGAAGCGGTCCATGTCGTACAGGGCGTCGGCGAACTCGGGGTCGTCCCAGGGGTTGGTCCTCTTGGGCGCCTCGGGCTCGGATGGGTCGGCGTCCTTCGGGCGGCCCGCCTGGGCGCGCTCGATGCCGTGCTGCTGGGCTGGTCCCACGCGCTTGGGCATCATTGCGGGGTTGAACTTGGGACGCTTGGGGCCATCGCCGTCACCGCCGTGCGGTGGGGTGGGGACTGAGGGGTGCTTGTGGAGGCCCGCCACAGCGAACAGGACCACCAGGGCGGCGGTGGTCCGCAGAGCCGCCATGAGTTGTCGCATCGTGGGCCGCCTAGACGTCGAGGAGTGCGCGAAGGGCGGAGAGGCTGCTGATCAGGCCCATCAGCCAGCCGAAGATGCGGCCGGTCCAGCGGAGGACGGCCATCGCGAGCTGGGAGACAACCAGCGGTGTGGCGAAGCCGAGAGAGAAGACCACCTCGGCCAGCCACACCACGACCTTGGCGATGCAGTCGGCGATGAAGGCGCGCACCACCTCCCGCACCGTCTGCACCAGGACCCCCGCGCCACGGGTCGCGGCACCCATGCCGGCGGCCGTGCCCGCGAAGATCCCGGCGACGTCGATGTTGATGGTCAGCATGTCGCGGTAGGCGTCGGCGGCCGCGCCCTGCCATCCGTCGAGGTCGCCGACCAGCCGCGCCTTGAGGTCCTCGGCGATGGAGAACAACTCATTGGCCATGTTGTCCCAGGTCAAGGCGTGCGTCTCGATGGTCTGGGGATCGCCGGCCAGCCAGTCGAGTGCCTGCTTCAGTGGCTCGACCTGCTCGATGGCCCACTCGATGCCCATCGACAGGAGCGTGCTGAACGGGTCGATGACGATGGACGCCCCGTCGAGAGCGGCGCCCAAGCCCGCGACTGAGCCGTCGATCCAGCTGCCGGAGTCGATGGCGTCCTTGATGCCCATGTAGTCGTCGGCCAGCGGCAGGCCGGTCCAGCCGTCGCGGTGCGCGGCGCTTGTCGAAGCGATGTCGGAGGTCGTGGCGACCAGTGGGTTGCTCATGAGAGGGCGCCGGGCCGGCTCAGGTCGCGGAGTGGAAGGAGTTGAAGCCGTCGGTGTTCGACTCCTCGGCCCGGTCGTAGGCGTCGGCGTTTTTCTTGATTCCCGCGGCGAGCAGCGCGATGTTCTCGGCGAGCATCCCCACACCCTTGTCCTGGTCCCGGTGGCGTCCCTCCAGGATGGGCGGTAAGAACTGGCAGAGCTGCCCGTACGCATCATCGGCCTGGAAAATGGTGCCGCTCGCGGCCATGACGGCGGCAAAGCGGTCGTGAATGGCCGACATGGCCGTGGCGTGCGCGCGCAGCGCCTCGACGTCGACCTCGAACCCCCCGTGCATCAGTAACGCCCCTCTTCGTCCTCGGTGTCCGCGGTCCGGAATCCGGCCAGCAGGGCCCGGCCGGTCGCCGAGTCGGCGCCGACCGTCTCCCGCACGACCTCGGCGGCGGCCTCGGCGAGCTTGACCCGCGCGTTGCGATAGGCGCCCATGATCGCCTGCTGCGTCTGCTCCAGGCTCACGCGCTGCGCCCGCGCGGAGAGCCGGACGTCGGCCATCGCCCCCGTGGAGTCGACGGTGACCTCGACGATCCCGTGGGCGTCGCTGGCCGTGACCCGCAGCGCGCCCAAGCCGGCAGCGGCGGCCTGCGTGTCGGCTGCCCGGCGCACGGCGTTGGCCTGCCATGCCTCGAGGCGTTCGCGCGCATCCTCGGCGTCCAACAGCGGATTGACCATCGCGCCTCCGTCTCCGTTGACGAGCAGGGGATTCAGAGGCGCCAGTGTAGCTGCGGCCCGCCACACCAGGATTGCCGAGCGAATGCGGCGTGATCCGGTCACTGTGGATCGCGGCAACGTGGGTGCTGACCCTAAGAAAAAGCAGGTCAGCTGCCGTGTTTGAGCGGCTGACCTGGTGGGCGACGGACGAGTCGACCTGTACGCCGGATTCCGTACTGTGGCAACCATGCCGAGCGGCCTGCCTCTCCTCCTGCTGGACGTCGACGGGGTTCTGAACCCGTTCGGGGCTGACCAGTGTCCATCCGGCTACGAGGAGTTCGACTTCTTCCCGGACGAGGAGCCGGTACGGCTGTGCCGCGCTCACGCGGCTTGGCTTCGGGAGCTGGGTGACCGGTTCGAGATAGCCTGGGCAACCGGGTGGGGTGCCGAGGCGAATGGAGGGACGTGGGCGCGAAGACAGCCCTGCTGGCATTCGCCGATGGAGATTTGCGTCCCGCGTTGTATGGGGCGACGCGCTCGGAGCTATCCGAGACCGAAACGCTGGTACGTCAGATCCATCCGGGCCGCGTCGTGGAGCCCTTCGACGAGAGCACGTTGTTCAACGACGTCTACCCGCCAGATGACATCACGTACGCCACGAAGCTGGCCGGGGCCGAGCTGTACTGCGACCGGCGGCTGGCGCTCGACCGTCCGTCCGAGCTGCCGGAGCACCTGCGCGAAGCGGGAGCGGGCAGGCGGATCATCATGCACGGGATGCACTCGGTCGTGGACTGGCTCAGCTTCGCCGTCTGGGAAGACGGCTCGCTCATCAGATCGCTGAGCCTGTCGCCCGACGGCGGTATCCGGGAGTACATCGGCAAGCCGTACGACTTCGAGCTGCCCTACTGGGCAGGCGAGCATCCTGTTGAGCCTGTACCGGGCTGGGCCGATCAAGCGCCGTACCCACTGCCGTTCCATCCCCTCGCGCTGGGCGAGCAAGCATTGCGCGCGCTGTTCGGCTTCGTCGTCGAGGGGCATGCCGAGTCGGACGACATCGACGCCGAGGCTTTTCACCTGCACGGCTTCCGCGTGACCGACCCGTCCGGCGAGGAACAGGCCGCGCGTGAAGCCGCATACGCGCAGGCACGACGGGCCATGGGTGCGCCGCGGAGGTTCCGGTTGGGACCGGACGGGGCGATGCACGAGGTCAGCCTCGAAAGCTCCTGATTCGCCGTCCCTCGGTCGGCGGAGTGTCACGCAGGCCGTGATACCGGACTGCACGTGTCTGGTCCCACCTGGTGCTTGACGCATCCGTCCCAGCTGATGTTGACCGGACGGTGGACCGGCCCGGTGTACTCGGTGAGGGTGAACCGGCGCTGGTCGTCGGCGGCGTGGACGGTGACGTCGAAGGTGCTTCCGTCTTCGAAGCGCAGCGTGAAGACGGGGTCGAGGTCGCAGAGGAACGCGAAGCCGTCGCGTTCTTCGTCGATTTCGCCGACCAGGCGGCCGTGGGCTTCCCAGCCGGCGTCGCTGGCAGTGATCACGGCGGTCACCTCGGCGCTGCCGAACAGTGTGGACGAGTTGGCCCACCAGTCCAGCCAGCAGCGGACCTCGAAACGATCCATGGCCATCACCTCTTCGAAGATCAGACTCGGGCCGGACGACAGTCGGTCCTGCGTGGGTCGGTGAGTTTTACTGTTGCGGTGCGCACTCGTCTCGTTCTCTGCGCCACCTTGCTGCTGGCGGGTGTGGCGACGGCAGGTGGCGGACTCATGGTCGCCTTGGGATCCATCGAGCAGCCAGGACCCTTCAACGAGGCGATACTGGGTGCGGTGGGCATGGGAATGATCGGCGCGGGTTTCCGCCGTTGGAGGAAGGCGATCACTACCCGCACTTCCTCAGCCGTCGTCGCCACTTTGCGGAGTACATCCGTGACCGCCGTGGACCCGTTGCAGGTCTCCGCACCCGAAGCTCCGGGTTGGCTGCGGCGCCAGTGACAGACACGCCCGCCAGTGGGTGTTCGGCGGTCAGCCGGGTCCACCCTCACCCGTGGTCGTCGAAGCGCAGGAGCGCCCACGGTAACGCCGTACGCCATCCGGGCAGTTCGAAGGCCCACGCCGTGAGCACGGAACTCCTCCGAGGGCAGGCTTTCCAGAGTGGGTTCCACCGCCGGGTCGGATAGCGGGAACGGGGCCTCCGGCACAATCCCGTACCGCTGTTCGTACTCGGTCGCCGCGCCCTGGGCCCCCGAATCACGGGCGATCAGCACGTCCGCGAGCGACGCCGCCGCCATGAAGACCCCGTCCGAGCCGCGGAGCTGGACGTGGCGCAGCGCCCACCGGTCGGTGCCCAGTTCGTCGTAGTTCCAGCGGTCGTCATCTGGCCAGTACCAACGGACGTAGGTGGGCATGTGGCTAGTGTTGCGCGTCGTCAGTTCCCGAGCTGACCGGGAAGCGGAGCGTGTGGTGGAGGCTTCGTTCCCGCTGCGGATCGCGAGATCAGTCCAGGTTCGGCCGTCACCGGCTCGGCTTGCGTTTTTCCCCGGCCCTTGCGTTCGCGAACTGTCGTCGGCGCTGGTCTCGTTGCTGCCGCTGCCAGTCGTGTCGCTGGCGGTCGCGTCGGCGCTGGTAGCCACGGGCGATGACGGCCAGCGCCATCCACCCGGACAGGACCAGGCCGGCCGCCCCGACCACCCCTTGCAGCCGGCCCCGATGCCCGCTGAGGATGTCGAAATCGGTGACGAAGTCCCCAGGATCGTTGGGGTTGACCCAGATTCGCACCGCGCTGCCGGCCGGCAGACAGACCTCCCAACAGCCAACCTCGGCCTGACGCTGAGCGCCGGCGAACTCGTAGCGCAGGTGCATCGTGTTCCGCCGCTTGTGCACGAGCTCATCGACGACTGCCTGGGCTGGCACGCCATCGACCCGCAGTCGACGTCCCCAAGCATCGTTGTCCTGGGAGGTCTTGAACGGCAGCCACATCATGACCAACCCGACCGCGAGGCCGAATGCGTAGACGGGGTAGCGGACGCGCCACCAGCTCCGCAAGATCTGCACGGTGGTCATGGTCGCAGTCGATGTCGACAAACGGCGGTACGTTGACTGCATGACGGAACAGCTGCTCCGATCGTCGTTCGGCGCGGCGGCGACCGCGTACGCCGAGCACCGCCCGGACTACGCGCAGGCCGCGGTGCGGTGGGCGCTGGAGCCCGCGCCCGGCCTGCGCGTGCTCGACCTGGGCGCCGGCACCGGCAAGCTGTCCGCGACGCTGGTGGCGGTGGGCGCGGACGTCGTGGCGGTCGAGCCTGACCCGGCGATGCTCACCGAGCTACGCCGTGCGCTGCCTGGGGTCCGTGCCCTGCCCGGTAGCGCGGAGTCGATCCCGCTGCCGGATGCTTCCGTCGACGCCGTGCTGGCTGGCAACGCCCTGCACTGGTTCGACATGGCCGTCGCCGGGGCGGAAATCGCCCGGGTCCTCGCCCCCGGTGGCGTCCTGGCCGGTCTGTGGAACATCATGGACGACCGGATCGACTGGGTCGCCGGGCTCGAACGGGTCAGCGGGAGTGCGGCCATCGGCCCACGTGACACGTTGGGCAGTTGGCGCGCGGCGACGGCGGGGATGCTCGTTCCGAGCACCGGCCTGATCGCCCGGTTCAGGTCGGCGGAGCAGGTCGAGTTCCCGCACGGTCAGCGTCGTACCGCCGACTCGCTCGTCGCGACGCTCGCCACGCGGGCCGGGATGCTGGTCATGCC belongs to Micromonospora ureilytica and includes:
- a CDS encoding DUF3592 domain-containing protein, with translation MTTVQILRSWWRVRYPVYAFGLAVGLVMMWLPFKTSQDNDAWGRRLRVDGVPAQAVVDELVHKRRNTMHLRYEFAGAQRQAEVGCWEVCLPAGSAVRIWVNPNDPGDFVTDFDILSGHRGRLQGVVGAAGLVLSGWMALAVIARGYQRRRDRQRHDWQRQQRDQRRRQFANARAGEKRKPSR
- a CDS encoding peptidase E encodes the protein MPASEPTIIATSMGFFRGGRGPYDLRPSPVFELAAELAEAGPQPRLCYLGQAIGDQPTSLTAVYGAFADTRFRLSHLALFPMPNVEDVRAHLLAQDVIWVDGGSVANLVAVWRVHGLDEILHECWQAGVVLAGVSAGSICWHVGGATDSFGPRLRGFTDGLAWLPYGNGVHYDSEGQRRPLMHELVGDGTLPTSHCTDDGVGLVYRGTRLVEAIADREGVSAYEVSRGADGSVREAVIAPRQLG
- a CDS encoding exonuclease — protein: MLPELYIAVDVEADGPIPGPYSMISLGMAVAGRPDLTFYTELRPISDEFVPAALAVSGLDRDRLLREAPTAQEAMSAAAAWVNGLRRVGRPVFLAAPAVWDGMFVHWYFVRFVGHSPFGATGSGVDLRSYWMGLTGSEWATTRQGTIKHELGLHDMPHTHHAGEDAAELAQVFDAVLRRRQPVEEA
- a CDS encoding WXG100 family type VII secretion target, which produces MSNPLVATTSDIASTSAAHRDGWTGLPLADDYMGIKDAIDSGSWIDGSVAGLGAALDGASIVIDPFSTLLSMGIEWAIEQVEPLKQALDWLAGDPQTIETHALTWDNMANELFSIAEDLKARLVGDLDGWQGAAADAYRDMLTINIDVAGIFAGTAAGMGAATRGAGVLVQTVREVVRAFIADCIAKVVVWLAEVVFSLGFATPLVVSQLAMAVLRWTGRIFGWLMGLISSLSALRALLDV
- a CDS encoding class I SAM-dependent methyltransferase; translation: MTEQLLRSSFGAAATAYAEHRPDYAQAAVRWALEPAPGLRVLDLGAGTGKLSATLVAVGADVVAVEPDPAMLTELRRALPGVRALPGSAESIPLPDASVDAVLAGNALHWFDMAVAGAEIARVLAPGGVLAGLWNIMDDRIDWVAGLERVSGSAAIGPRDTLGSWRAATAGMLVPSTGLIARFRSAEQVEFPHGQRRTADSLVATLATRAGMLVMPDEERAATLGRVRAFLGSRPETAHGEFTLPMLTGVLRARRR
- a CDS encoding DUF6928 family protein; this encodes MGAKTALLAFADGDLRPALYGATRSELSETETLVRQIHPGRVVEPFDESTLFNDVYPPDDITYATKLAGAELYCDRRLALDRPSELPEHLREAGAGRRIIMHGMHSVVDWLSFAVWEDGSLIRSLSLSPDGGIREYIGKPYDFELPYWAGEHPVEPVPGWADQAPYPLPFHPLALGEQALRALFGFVVEGHAESDDIDAEAFHLHGFRVTDPSGEEQAAREAAYAQARRAMGAPRRFRLGPDGAMHEVSLESS
- a CDS encoding EndoU domain-containing protein gives rise to the protein MRQLMAALRTTAALVVLFAVAGLHKHPSVPTPPHGGDGDGPKRPKFNPAMMPKRVGPAQQHGIERAQAGRPKDADPSEPEAPKRTNPWDDPEFADALYDMDRFGQMGDGAMDKIWDGDGKGNGDHKPSSTEPGKTRFPPGTTKEQVEGWFKSIAANPDSRPQARPGGDGWVVIGTRDGITCKVTLDKDGSISGGHPVSGEGVTTNPLP
- the ychF gene encoding redox-regulated ATPase YchF — protein: MSLTIGIVGLPNVGKSTLFNALTKNDVLAANYPFATIEPNVGVVGLPDERLGKLAEIFSSQKVLPAPVSFVDIAGLVRGASKGQGRGNAFLANIRDASAICQVVRAFSDPNVVHVDGKISPADDIETINTELILADLQTLDKALPRLEKEAKLRKDRAAAVAAAKAAIEVLDGGTTLYSGAAAAKIELEHLRELHLLTTKPFLYVFNVDEAELANETFLDELRALVAPAEAIFMDAKIESELVDLPEDEARELLESIGQNEPGLNQLVRVGFRTLGLQTYLTAGPKEARAWTVSVGATAPEAAGVIHSDFQRGFIKAEVVSYHDLVEHGSMAAAKAAGKVRIEGKEYVMQDGDVVEFRFNV
- a CDS encoding YbaB/EbfC family nucleoid-associated protein, whose product is MVNPLLDAEDARERLEAWQANAVRRAADTQAAAAGLGALRVTASDAHGIVEVTVDSTGAMADVRLSARAQRVSLEQTQQAIMGAYRNARVKLAEAAAEVVRETVGADSATGRALLAGFRTADTEDEEGRY